The following coding sequences lie in one Flagellimonas eckloniae genomic window:
- a CDS encoding TetR/AcrR family transcriptional regulator: protein MEKNLKKRETIHRLCAKGLEIFHEKGYYNTSLDDILKELELSKGAFYHHFKSKEDYFISIIQNLVVQKVYALLVEPLNTQENPLPAILDTLQNALEPGKRNEMAYGFMLNDFLTEFNKRNEEISTYLKDIIKVWEVNLVSVLKRGKLDGHIARHIDCEGVATYIIASYLGIRSLLMDSTNRQLKYQYIQQLKHYFSSISERQTVA from the coding sequence ATGGAAAAGAACCTAAAAAAACGCGAAACCATTCACCGTTTGTGTGCCAAAGGCCTTGAAATCTTTCATGAAAAAGGCTATTACAATACCAGTTTAGATGATATTCTTAAAGAACTGGAGCTATCCAAAGGTGCATTTTACCATCACTTTAAATCCAAGGAGGACTACTTTATAAGTATTATACAGAACCTTGTTGTCCAAAAAGTGTATGCCCTGTTGGTGGAACCCTTGAATACGCAAGAAAATCCATTGCCCGCTATTTTGGATACCTTACAAAATGCATTGGAGCCTGGAAAACGCAATGAAATGGCCTATGGTTTTATGCTCAATGACTTTTTGACCGAGTTCAACAAACGGAATGAGGAAATCAGTACGTATTTAAAAGATATCATTAAGGTATGGGAGGTCAATTTGGTTTCCGTGTTGAAACGTGGAAAATTGGATGGCCATATTGCCCGACATATTGATTGTGAAGGTGTGGCTACTTATATCATTGCTTCCTATTTGGGAATTCGCTCCTTATTGATGGATAGTACGAACAGACAATTAAAATATCAATACATTCAGCAATTAAAGCACTATTTCAGTTCAATTTCTGAACGCCAAACCGTGGCTTAA
- a CDS encoding glycosyltransferase family 9 protein: MGDVAMTVPILRGLTTKYPQLKITVVTKKLFVPIFSDLENVSVYEADIKKRHKGLVGLWRLYQELKKLQIDGVADLHNVLRSRILQKYFALGKTPFAQIDKGRAEKKALTCAKNKAFQQLKSTHQRYADVFESLGYAIQLSNTKLLQRRPLSEKVLKAVQQDTKKWVGIAPFAAHEGKMYPIQLMKEVIKNLNNTNKYKILFFGGGDSEIKQLQAFENEFMHTLTMAGKLNLSEELDLISNLDVMLSMDSGNAHLAANYGIPVITIWGVTHPYAGFYPFNQPMDNALLADRERYPLIPTSVYGNKVPKGYESAMESIAPQQVVDKLLGILDN; this comes from the coding sequence ATGGGAGATGTTGCCATGACAGTTCCAATCTTGCGGGGATTGACCACCAAATATCCACAACTTAAGATTACCGTAGTAACTAAAAAGCTGTTTGTTCCGATTTTTTCTGACCTTGAAAATGTGTCAGTTTACGAGGCGGATATTAAAAAAAGACACAAAGGTTTAGTTGGACTTTGGAGGCTATACCAAGAACTTAAAAAACTTCAAATTGACGGTGTAGCGGACTTACACAATGTACTTCGGAGTCGGATTCTTCAAAAGTATTTTGCATTGGGCAAAACACCCTTTGCCCAAATTGATAAGGGACGTGCGGAGAAAAAAGCATTAACATGTGCCAAAAACAAAGCGTTTCAGCAACTAAAAAGCACGCATCAACGTTACGCGGATGTATTTGAGAGTCTAGGCTATGCTATTCAGTTATCCAACACGAAATTACTGCAACGCCGACCACTTTCTGAAAAAGTGTTGAAAGCTGTACAACAAGACACAAAAAAGTGGGTGGGCATTGCCCCTTTTGCAGCTCATGAGGGAAAAATGTATCCCATCCAACTAATGAAAGAGGTTATAAAAAACCTAAACAATACCAATAAGTATAAAATATTATTTTTTGGTGGTGGGGATTCTGAAATAAAGCAGTTACAGGCTTTTGAAAATGAATTTATGCACACGCTTACTATGGCTGGAAAGCTTAATCTATCTGAAGAGTTGGATTTAATTTCCAACTTGGACGTAATGCTCTCCATGGATAGTGGCAATGCCCATCTGGCCGCAAATTATGGTATTCCTGTGATTACTATATGGGGAGTTACCCATCCGTATGCTGGGTTTTATCCGTTTAACCAACCTATGGATAATGCTTTGTTGGCTGATCGAGAACGTTACCCTTTGATTCCCACTTCAGTATATGGGAACAAAGTTCCCAAGGGATATGAATCTGCAATGGAGTCCATTGCACCACAACAGGTAGTGGATAAACTTTTGGGCATTTTGGATAATTAA
- a CDS encoding Crp/Fnr family transcriptional regulator, producing the protein MSKILREHIEKIISLTDEEFEFVLSHFSQKRFLKHQFLIQEGDFVNNDFFILNGLLKASHRNEENKEHILQFATENSWITDPQAYNNQTIATLNIQCLEDGNSLFITLENREKLCNSLHKMESFFRKKATKEHILLQRRILCLISNNAKNRYEDLLKQYPSLIQRVPKTMIASYLGVSRETLSRLITN; encoded by the coding sequence ATGAGTAAAATACTTAGAGAACATATAGAAAAAATCATCTCATTGACAGATGAAGAGTTTGAGTTTGTTCTATCTCACTTTAGTCAGAAAAGATTTTTAAAACACCAATTCCTTATACAAGAAGGAGATTTTGTAAATAATGACTTTTTTATATTAAATGGACTTTTAAAAGCCTCTCATAGAAATGAAGAAAACAAAGAACATATTTTACAATTTGCTACAGAAAACTCTTGGATAACAGACCCTCAAGCATATAACAATCAAACAATAGCGACATTAAACATTCAATGTCTAGAGGACGGAAATAGCTTATTTATTACATTGGAAAACAGAGAAAAATTGTGTAATAGTTTGCATAAAATGGAATCCTTCTTTAGAAAAAAAGCGACAAAAGAACACATCTTATTACAAAGGAGAATTTTATGCTTGATAAGTAATAATGCTAAAAACCGTTACGAAGATTTACTCAAACAATATCCATCTCTAATTCAACGAGTCCCAAAGACAATGATTGCGTCATATCTTGGAGTTTCAAGAGAAACTTTAAGTAGGTTAATTACTAATTAG
- a CDS encoding DUF4254 domain-containing protein yields the protein MFSAHAYTIFEESINTYHIVDDVYQEFTNPYPKDQIEHLLYRKNWIDTVQWHYEDIIRDPDINPLDALDLKRKIDASNQDRTDLVEYIDSYFLNKYQSVEIKKGATINTESPAWAIDRFSILALKIYHMQEEANRTDASPEHIAKCSDKLAVLLEQKEDLSTAIDQLLADIEAGNKYMKVYKQMKMYNDDELNPVLRGQKG from the coding sequence ATGTTTAGTGCACACGCCTACACTATTTTTGAAGAAAGCATAAATACCTATCACATTGTAGATGATGTATATCAGGAATTTACAAATCCATACCCTAAAGATCAAATAGAGCATTTACTTTACAGAAAGAATTGGATTGATACCGTACAATGGCATTATGAGGACATTATAAGAGACCCGGATATCAATCCGTTGGATGCTTTGGATTTAAAACGAAAAATAGACGCCAGCAACCAAGACAGGACCGATTTGGTGGAATATATCGATAGTTATTTTTTAAACAAATACCAATCCGTTGAGATAAAAAAAGGGGCAACAATTAATACGGAAAGTCCAGCTTGGGCCATTGACCGATTTTCTATTTTGGCCTTGAAAATTTATCACATGCAGGAAGAGGCAAACAGAACGGATGCTTCTCCTGAACATATTGCCAAGTGTAGTGATAAGTTGGCCGTACTCTTGGAACAAAAGGAAGACCTTTCCACAGCGATTGACCAATTATTGGCAGATATAGAGGCAGGAAACAAATACATGAAAGTCTACAAACAGATGAAAATGTACAATGACGATGAACTAAATCCTGTGCTGCGTGGACAAAAAGGGTAA